A window from Salvia miltiorrhiza cultivar Shanhuang (shh) chromosome 2, IMPLAD_Smil_shh, whole genome shotgun sequence encodes these proteins:
- the LOC131010330 gene encoding nucleobase-ascorbate transporter 3: MVETAHHNHQAPPGHGHGHGHGAPPPPPVVAPPLGAARGPFYPPAEQLLQLHYCIHSNPSWVQTAVLGFQHYIVMLGTTVMIATALVPRMGGSPGDKARVIQSLLFMSGVNTLLQTWFGTRLPTVMGPSFSYIISVLAIINDLFDSDFQDDHERFTHTMRAIQGSLIVSSFLNIILGYSNAWGKLTRHFGPIVLVPAVCVVGLGLFSRGFPQLANCVEIGLLMLILLVISQQYLQRLHPIAQPMLERYALLLCVAIVWAFAAILTVAGAYKNVKQQTKISCRTDRSFLLSSAPWIKIPYPFQWGTPIFRASHVFGMMGAALVSSAESTGTFYAAARLSGATSPPGHVLSRSIGLQGIGQLLEGIFGAVVGTTGSVENVGLLGLTRVGSRRVVQISTGFMIFFSIFGKFGAFFASIPLPIFAAIYCILYGIVAATGISLIQFTNNNSLRNIYVLGVSLFMGISIPQYFISNTNAAGHGPVRTKGGWFNDILNTIFSSPPTVALIVGTLLDNTLEARHAVEERGLPWMVPFHHRKGDSRNEEFYSYPLRISEYIPTRFL, encoded by the exons ATGGTGGAAACGGCACATCACAACCACCAGGCGCCGCCGGGTCATGGTCATGGTCATGGTCATGGggctccaccgccgccgccggtgGTAGCGCCTCCGCTAGGTGCTGCTAGAGGCCCTTTTTACCCTCCAGCAGAGCAGCTCCTTCAGCTCCATTACTGCATCCATTCCAATCCTTCTTGGG TACAAACAGCAGTGCTGGGTTTCCAACATTACATTGTCATGCTTGGAACCACTGTGATGATTGCCACTGCACTAGTGCCTCGGATGGGCGGCAGCCCT GGTGATAAAGCTCGAGTTATCCAGTCATTGCTCTTTATGTCGGGAGTGAATACTCTCTTGCAAACATGGTTCGGCACACGACTTCCAACTGTGATGGGCCCATCATTTTCGTATATTATATCGGTGTTGGCAATCATCAATGATCTATTTGATAGCGATTTCCAAGATGATCACGAG AGATTCACTCACACCATGAGAGCCATTCAAGGATCACTAATAGTATCTTCATTTCTGAACATTATACTTGGATATAGCAATGCATGGGGAAAGCTTACAAG GCACTTCGGTCCAATTGTTTTGGTTCCAGCTGTCTGCGTGGTGGGTCTCGGCTTATTCTCTAGGGGCTTCCCGCAG CTTGCTAACTGTGTGGAAATTGGCTTGCTCATGTTAATTCTACTGGTTATCTCACAACAA TACTTGCAACGCCTCCATCCAATTGCTCAGCCAATGCTCGAAAGATATGCTTTGCTTTTGTGCGTTGCAATTGTTTGGGCATTCGCTGCAATTCTGACTGTTGCTGGTGCTTACAAAAATGTCAAGCAGCAGACGAAAATAAGCTGTCGTACAGATCGCTCTTTTCTTTTGTCATCTGCTCCATG GATCAAGATTCCATATCCTTTTCAGTGGGGTACCCCTATATTCAGAGCAAGTCATGTATTTGGGATGATGGGTGCTGCACTTGTTTCCTCTGCTGAG TCGACTGGAACATTTTATGCTGCAGCAAGGCTTTCTGGTGCTACTTCTCCTCCAGGGCATGTGCTGAGCCGAAGTATAGGTCTGCAG GGTATAGGCCAGCTGCTTGAAGGCATATTTGGTGCTGTCGTTGGAACTACTGGTTCTGT TGAAAATGTTGGCCTCCTGGGACTAACTAGAGTTGGGAGCAGAAGAGTGGTTCAGATATCCACTGGTTTCATGATCTTCTTCTCAATATTTG GAAAATTTGGGGCTTTTTTTGCATCGATTCCATTGCCGATATTTGCTGCAATCTACTGCATCTTATATGGTATCGTTG CTGCGACTGGGATTTCACTTATCCAGTTCACAAACAACAATTCCCTGcgaaatatatatgtattgggCGTCTCCCTGTTCATGGGTATATCAATTCCTCAATATTTTATCAGCAATACAAATGCAGCTGGGCATGGACCTGTCAGAACAAAAGGAGGATGG TTCAATGATATCTTGAATACCATATTCTCTTCACCACCCACTGTGGCACTGATCGTTGGAACACTTCTGGACAATACACTTGAAGCCAGGCATGCTGTCGAGGAACGGGGGCTTCCGTGGATGGTACCCTTCCATCATAGGAAGGGAGACAGCAGAAATGAGGAATTTTACAGCTACCCTCTAAGGATTAGTGAATACATTCCTACCAGATTTCTGTGA